One segment of Brassica napus cultivar Da-Ae chromosome C3, Da-Ae, whole genome shotgun sequence DNA contains the following:
- the BNAC03G34660D gene encoding uncharacterized protein BNAC03G34660D isoform X1 translates to MTMMQQDSAAEQREIAIIVDDSSSPRPPHSQGDHQVEEKSTEDVQSSQTHLDLSIQIPLSSIPFVSGHSSKTSLKSTSSFKSGSTSYSPRGILRNLSLQKKVVAHPESERRSLLSPSPMETAKTPSTAGLTTSPYWKRCLSLPSRYAAKLSPVVPPQVPVGVPGEPPNKDPTYPAVPRSLSMPGGNKVIVRSVSFEHHKARVSSVTSSDQTSPVPTEETDEEIPEEEAVCRICLDVFEEGNTLKMECSCKGDLRLVHEACAIKWFSAKGTRTCDVCRQEVKNLPVILLRVPITNQPNNMRDLNQQIQSQTASAWQEFVVLVLISAVCYFFFLEQLLIRDLNTQAVYIAAPFSLMLGLLASLFAIVLAIREYIWTYAALEFALVGILVHLLYTAVRLPPIYSILFAGILGFGIAVCLNSLYLHYFAWRLRVAENSTQV, encoded by the exons ATGACGATGATGCAACAAGATTCGGCAGCTGAACAAAGAGAAATCGCTATAATCGTGGACGATTCGTCTTCTCCTCGTCCTCCTCATTCTCAG GGTGATCATCAGGTGGAAGAAAAATCTACTGAAGATGTACAGAGCTCTCAAACCCACCTGGATCTCTCAATACAAATACCCCTTAGTTCAATTCCATTTGTTAGCGGCCATAGCTCAAAGACCTCTCTAAAGTCCACAAGTTCATTCAAAAGTGGCAGTACATCCTACTCACCAAGAGGGATCTTGCGGAATCTAAGCTTGCAAAAGAAAGTTGTAGCTCACCCTGAAAGCGAGAGAAGATCTCTTCTATCTCCCTCTCCCATGGAAACAGCTAAAACTCCCAGCACTGCTGGTTTAACAACTTCTCCTTATTGGAAAAGATGTTTGTCCCTTCCTTCTAGATATGCCGCAAAGTTGTCTCCTGTGGTACCTCCACAGGTTCCAGTTGGTGTGCCCGGTGAACCTCCTAAT AAAGATCCTACTTATCCAGCAGTTCCAAGGTCCTTGTCCATGCCTGGGGGAAACAAAGTGATTGTGAGATCCGTTTCTTTCGAACACCACAAAGCTCGTGTTTCGTCTGTAACAAGCTCAG ATCAAACCTCTCCCGTTCCTACAGAAGAAACCGATGAAGAAAttccagaagaagaagctgtgtgCAGGATCTGTCTTGACGTTTTTGAAGAAGGCAATACACTAAAAATGGAGTGCAGCTGCAAAGGTGACCTCAGACTTGTTCATGAAGCGTGTGCCATCAAGTGGTTTAGTGCAAAAGGGACAAGAACATGTGACGTATGTAGACAAGAAGTCAAGAACTTACCTGTTATATTGCTTCGTGTGCCTATCACTAATCAACCAAACAACATGCGTGATCTCAATCAACAGATACAGTCACAAACCGCTAG TGCTTGGCAAGAGTTTGTGGTGTTGGTTCTAATCAGCGCGGTCTgttacttcttcttcctcgagcAATTACTG atTAGGGACTTGAACACGCAAGCTGTCTACATAGCAGCGCCGTTTTCATTAATGTTGGGCCTCTTAGCATCTCTTTTCGCCATTGTCCTAG CTATCAGAGAATACATATGGACATACGCAGCACTTGAGTTTGCTCTTGTGGGCATTTTGGTTCATCTATTATATACTGCA GTTAGACTACCTCCCATCTACTCTATACTATTTGCAGGGATTCTTGGTTTTGGGATAGCTGTGTGCTTGAACTCATTGTACCTTCATTATTTCGCTTGGCGTTTGCGTGTTGCAGAGAACTCAACTCAAGTATGA
- the BNAC03G34660D gene encoding uncharacterized protein BNAC03G34660D isoform X2, whose amino-acid sequence METAKTPSTAGLTTSPYWKRCLSLPSRYAAKLSPVVPPQVPVGVPGEPPNKDPTYPAVPRSLSMPGGNKVIVRSVSFEHHKARVSSVTSSDQTSPVPTEETDEEIPEEEAVCRICLDVFEEGNTLKMECSCKGDLRLVHEACAIKWFSAKGTRTCDVCRQEVKNLPVILLRVPITNQPNNMRDLNQQIQSQTASAWQEFVVLVLISAVCYFFFLEQLLIRDLNTQAVYIAAPFSLMLGLLASLFAIVLAIREYIWTYAALEFALVGILVHLLYTAVRLPPIYSILFAGILGFGIAVCLNSLYLHYFAWRLRVAENSTQV is encoded by the exons ATGGAAACAGCTAAAACTCCCAGCACTGCTGGTTTAACAACTTCTCCTTATTGGAAAAGATGTTTGTCCCTTCCTTCTAGATATGCCGCAAAGTTGTCTCCTGTGGTACCTCCACAGGTTCCAGTTGGTGTGCCCGGTGAACCTCCTAAT AAAGATCCTACTTATCCAGCAGTTCCAAGGTCCTTGTCCATGCCTGGGGGAAACAAAGTGATTGTGAGATCCGTTTCTTTCGAACACCACAAAGCTCGTGTTTCGTCTGTAACAAGCTCAG ATCAAACCTCTCCCGTTCCTACAGAAGAAACCGATGAAGAAAttccagaagaagaagctgtgtgCAGGATCTGTCTTGACGTTTTTGAAGAAGGCAATACACTAAAAATGGAGTGCAGCTGCAAAGGTGACCTCAGACTTGTTCATGAAGCGTGTGCCATCAAGTGGTTTAGTGCAAAAGGGACAAGAACATGTGACGTATGTAGACAAGAAGTCAAGAACTTACCTGTTATATTGCTTCGTGTGCCTATCACTAATCAACCAAACAACATGCGTGATCTCAATCAACAGATACAGTCACAAACCGCTAG TGCTTGGCAAGAGTTTGTGGTGTTGGTTCTAATCAGCGCGGTCTgttacttcttcttcctcgagcAATTACTG atTAGGGACTTGAACACGCAAGCTGTCTACATAGCAGCGCCGTTTTCATTAATGTTGGGCCTCTTAGCATCTCTTTTCGCCATTGTCCTAG CTATCAGAGAATACATATGGACATACGCAGCACTTGAGTTTGCTCTTGTGGGCATTTTGGTTCATCTATTATATACTGCA GTTAGACTACCTCCCATCTACTCTATACTATTTGCAGGGATTCTTGGTTTTGGGATAGCTGTGTGCTTGAACTCATTGTACCTTCATTATTTCGCTTGGCGTTTGCGTGTTGCAGAGAACTCAACTCAAGTATGA
- the LOC106388836 gene encoding uncharacterized protein LOC106388836 yields MNINRDEALRAKDLAEGLMKKSDFTGARKLALKANKMDPSLENITHMTMVCDVHCAATEKLFANELDWYGILQVELNADDIVIKKQYRRLALLLHPDKNKLPGAESAFKLIGEAQRILLDREKRTVYDTKRRAWRKPAPAPSYKVQQVPRNHRAQQASVNLRNVYNDLRTHPQQRAPQGPPAAAAAAAAAFSHRPTFWTSCPFCRTRYEYSRESIMKQTSCLACKKQFTALEIPFQNVVPPAATNSCQNTYAFPQQNKAPAQKAPPTVPSGKATTNRKRKKKNVDESSESSDSESDSESEDNAFGDTMAAQGLGSNGGQQPRRSVRSKRQVSYKENLKDDDVDLVNEDGEGSGKNIDTEKEEEQTLEDHHSTETLPNGVNPKEKIKEDQVKVESEDSASDSEDDLCSGSEAKPNVINCDDPEFSDFDKLRAKGCFQPGQIWALYDDGEGMPRFYGLITTARTTPVFSVTYKWLESEEDEEARNLPVSVGKYRLGGDEKTDNTNVFSHFVQMRIGRARRLKVFPKKGETWALFKNWNKGVPSDSDSSHEYEFVEILSDHAEESAISVGFLSKVEGFKFVFCPVAKDGSETCEIPPHEFCRFSHGVPSNRLKGTEGRGVLEGWYELDPAALLVPGSQNIPGEEAAGQEQDHQSPPLGSAC; encoded by the coding sequence ATGAATATCAACAGAGACGAGGCTCTTAGAGCCAAAGACTTAGCAGAAGGTTTAATGAAAAAGTCTGACTTCACCGGTGCGCGTAAGCTCGCGTTGAAGGCTAACAAAATGGATCCCAGCTTAGAGAACATAACTCACATGACGATGGTGTGCGATGTCCACTGCGCTGCGACGGAGAAGCTCTTTGCAAACGAGCTGGATTGGTACGGTATACTCCAAGTTGAGTTGAACGCTGATGATATCGTCATCAAGAAACAGTACAGGAGGCTGGCGCTTCTTCTCCACCCTGATAAAAACAAGCTCCCAGGGGCCGAGTCTGCTTTTAAACTCATCGGTGAAGCTCAGAGGATACTTTTGGATAGAGAGAAAAGAACGGTTTATGATACTAAACGTAGAGCTTGGAGAAAGCCTGCACCTGCACCGTCCTATAAAGTCCAGCAGGTGCCGAGGAACCACCGTGCGCAGCAGGCAAGCGTTAATTTGAGGAATGTCTACAATGACTTGAGAACGCATCCTCAGCAGAGAGCTCCTCAAGGCCCACcggcagcagcagcagcagcagcagcagctttCAGCCACCGTCCTACCTTTTGGACCTCTTGTCCGTTCTGCCGGACGAGGTATGAGTATAGTAGGGAATCTATCATGAAACAAACTTCTTGTCTGGCTTGCAAAAAACAGTTCACTGCGTTGGAGATACCTTTCCAGAATGTAGTACCACCGGCAGCAACAAACTCATGTCAGAATACTTATGCTTTCCCACAACAGAACAAGGCTCCAGCGCAAAAGGCTCCTCCCACTGTTCCCTCTGGAAAGGCAACAACTAATAgaaagaggaagaaaaagaatGTGGATGAATCTAGTGAAAGCTCTGACAGTGAGAGTGATAGCGAATCAGAAGATAATGCATTTGGCGATACTATGGCAGCACAAGGCTTGGGTTCCAATGGAGGACAGCAGCCTCGGAGGTCAGTTAGGAGCAAGCGGCAGGTTTCCTATAAGGAGAATCTGAAGGACGATGATGTAGACTTGGTCAATGAAGATGGAGAAGGGTCCGGGAAAAATATAGATACTGAAAAGGAAGAAGAGCAGACACTTGAGGATCACCACTCTACTGAAACCTTGCCGAATGGTGTAAACCCAAAGGAGAAGATTAAAGAAGACCAGGTCAAGGTGGAAAGCGAAGATAGTGCTAGTGATTCAGAGGATGATTTATGTTCAGGGAGTGAAGCAAAACCAAATGTTATCAACTGTGATGATCCTGAGTTCAGTGACTTTGATAAGCTGAGGGCAAAAGGGTGCTTTCAACCTGGCCAGATCTGGGCTTTATATGATGATGGAGAGGGAATGCCTAGATTTTATGGTCTCATAACAACTGCTAGAACAACTCCAGTTTTCTCGGTAACGTACAAGTGGTTAGagtcagaagaagatgaagaagcacGAAACTTGCCCGTCTCTGTTGGTAAGTACCGACTCGGAGGAGATGAGAAGACAGATAACACTAACGTTTTCTCTCATTTCGTCCAGATGAGAATAGGAAGGGCCCGGCGGCTTAAGGTGTTCCCTAAGAAAGGAGAAACGTGGGCCCTATTCAAGAACTGGAACAAGGGCGTACCCTCCGACTCAGATTCTTCTCATGAGTATGAGTTTGTTGAGATCCTGTCTGATCATGCAGAGGAAAGTGCAATATCAGTTGGGTTCCTGTCTAAAGTGGAAGggtttaaatttgttttctgtCCAGTGGCGAAGGACGGATCAGAGACGTGTGAGATTCCACCTCATGAGTTCTGTAGATTCTCACATGGGGTTCCCTCGAACAGATTGAAGGGGACAGAAGGGAGAGGAGTGTTGGAAGGTTGGTATGAGCTTGATCCAGCTGCTTTACTAGTCCCGGGCTCTCAAAATATACCAGGAGAAGAAGCAGCAGGTCAAGAACAAGACCATCAATCTCCACCTTTAGGATCTGCTTGCTGA
- the LOC106388835 gene encoding bifunctional 3-dehydroquinate dehydratase/shikimate dehydrogenase, chloroplastic: MASTVSTNARLTNPPPHLLSTPPTSVTNLRLPSARSKSNLFSAEFSSLQIRTVPVPVAFSDQLRRQSMKPSSVYVASDSMETEMGSQKLAKNPSLICAPVMGDSVDEMVTETCKAQELGADLVEIRLDSLKQFNPLEDLKIIIQKSPLPTLFTYRPKWEGGQYEGDEKERLDALRLAMELGADYIDVELEVAEEFIKSIKEKKPENFRVIVSSHNYQSTPSVEDLNDLALRIQQSGADIVKIATTAVDITDVSRMFHITSNAQVPTIGLVMGERGLMSRILCSKFGGYLTFGTLESGKVSAPGQPTIKELLDLYNFRRIGPDTKVYGIIGKPVSHSKSPIVHNQAFKSVDFNGVYVHLLVDDLASFLKTYSSSDFAGFSCTIPHKEDALKCCDEVDPLAKSIGAVSTILRRQSDGKLLGYNMDCIGSISAIEGGLRSSSNPSSVPSSSSSPLAGKTVVVIGAGGAGKALAYGAKEKGAKVVIANRTYERAVELAEAIGGRALSLTDLDNFHPEDGIVLANTTSMGMQPNVDETPISKDALKHYSLVFDAVYTPRITRLLREAEECGAITVSGSEMFVRQAYEQFEIFTGLPAPKELYWQIMSKY, translated from the exons ATGGCTTCTACTGTTTCAACTAATGCTCGTCTCACCAACCCTCCTCCTCATCTCCTCTCCACTCCACCAACCTCCGTCACTAACCTCCGTCTTCCATCCGCCCGCtccaaatcaaatctcttcTCCGCCGAATTCTCTTCCCTGCAAATCAGAACTGTGCCGGTTCCGGTAGCATTCTCCGATCAACTACGACGTCAAAGCATGAAACCAAGCAGTGTCTAT GTGGCTTCAGACTCCATGGAAACGGAGATGGGAAGTCAAAAACTTGCGAAAAACCCGAGCTTGATCTGTGCTCCAGTGATGGGGGATTCAGTAGACGAGATGGTGACTGAAACGTGCAAAGCTCAGGAACTGGGTGCAGATTTGGTGGAGATTCGATTAGACAGTCTGAAACAGTTCAACCCTCTTGAggatttgaaaattataatacaGAAGTCTCCTCTCCCCACTCTATTCACCTACag GCCAAAATGGGAAGGTGGTCAGTACGAAGGCGATGAAAAAGAGCGGCTGGATGCGCTCCGTTTAGCCATGGAACTTGGAGCTGATTACATTGATGTTGAACTTGAG GTTGCTGAAGAGTTCATCAAGTCTATTAAAGAGAAGAAGCCTGAAAACTTCAGAGTAATTGTTTCGTCACATAACTATCAGAGCACCCCTTCCGTTGAGGATCTCAATGACCTCGCTCTAAGAATACAACAGTCTGGAGCTGACATTGTGAAAATCGCTACTACAGCTGTGGACATCACAGATGTTTCTCGCATGTTCCATATAACCTCAAATGCTCAA GTTCCAACAATAGGACTTGTAATGGGTGAAAGAGGTCTTATGTCTCGTATCCTCTGCTCCAAATTTGGTGGATATTTGACCTTTGGCACCTTAGAATCTGGAAAAGTATCTGCGCCTGGTCAACCAACGATCAAGGAGCTGTTGGATCTTTACAACTTTAGAAGAATTGGTCCTGACACTAAAGTGTATGGAATCATTGGGAAGCCTGTCAGTCACAGCAAATCACCTATTGTTCACAACCAAGCTTTCAAGTCAGTTGATTTTAACGGTGTATATGTTCAcctcttagttgatgatcttgCAAGCTTCCTCAAAACATACTCATCCTCTGATTTCGCTGGATTCAG CTGTACAATTCCTCACAAAGAAGATGCATTGAAATGTTGTGATGAGGTTGATCCATTGGCAAAG TCTATAGGAGCTGTGAGCACTATTCTAAGGAGACAAAGCGACGGAAAGTTGCTGGGTTACAACATGGATTGTATTGGCTCCATTTCTGCTATTGAGGGTGGGCTTAGAA GCTCAAGTAATCCAAGCAGcgtaccttcttcttcttcttcaccgttGGCTGGTAAAACAGTGGTGGTTATTGGTGCTGGTGGAGCAGGCAAGGCACTTGCTTATGGTGCAAAAGAGAAGGGAGCCAAAGTTGTGATTGCTAATCGAACTTACG AAAGAGCAGTAGAACTCGCAGAAGCAATTGGAGGAAGAGCGTTATCTCTCACGGATTTAGATAACTTCCACCCAGAAGATGGCATAGTATTGGCCAATACTACGTCTATGGGTATGCAACCAAATGTTGATGAGACTCCCATCTCCAAG GATGCGTTGAAGCACTACTCACTAGTGTTTGATGCGGTTTATACTCCAAGAATCACACGACTGTTAAGGGAAGCAGAAGAATGCGGAGCCATAACTGTGTCGGGGTCAGAGATGTTTGTGAGGCAGGCTTACGAGCAGTTTGAGATTTTCACCGGTTTGCCTG CTCCAAAGGAACTCTACTGGCAAATCATGTCAAAGTACTGA
- the LOC106388834 gene encoding zinc finger CCCH domain-containing protein 34 has translation MERYGRAGEEGSRSDPSVEWSSHGGETRVEASMWRLGLSGGGEAYPERSNEPDCIYYLRTGVCGYGSRCRFNHPRDRGAVVGGVRGGGGGDGALPERMGQPVCQHFMRTGTCKYGASCKYHHPRQGGGSVAPVSLSYLGYPLRPGEKECSYYMRTGQCKFGLTCRFNHPVPQPQQQPQTQTIYPTFQSQPMPSSQQYGLVLTRPSLLPGSYLPSPYGQPMVLPPGMVTYPNWNPYQASLTAMPSPGTGTQQSIGSSSVYGIAPLSPSGTGYTGTYQSGGPSLTTSKEEPFPQRPDQPECQYFMRTGDCKFGASCRYHHPLDAVQTNTGVLLSPIGLPLRPGVAQCTHFAQHGICKFGPACKFDHSMASSLSYSPSASSLTDMPVAPYPIGSSTLSGASAPVSSSIEPTTEAVTAVVSSPMVSGLSSQEPAETGGDSASISGSIEAKTSSS, from the exons TCGATGTGGCGGTTAGGGTTAAGCGGCGGCGGAGAAGCGTACCCGGAGCGATCAAATGAGCCTGATTGTATTTATTACTTGCGAACCGGCGTTTGCGGGTACGGGTCAAGATGCCGGTTTAATCACCCACGAGATCGTGGAGCG GTTGTTGGAGGTgtgagaggaggaggaggaggagatggagCTTTGCCGGAGAGGATGGGACAACCGGTTTGTCAG CATTTTATGAGAACCGGAACGTGCAAGTACGGTGCGTCTTGCAAGTATCATCATCCTAGACAAGGAGGTGGTTCCGTTGCGCCTGTCTCTCTAAGCTATTTAGGATATCCATTACGTCCG GGAGAGAAAGAGTGTTCTTATTACATGAGAACCGGCCAGTGTAAATTTGGTTTAACCTGTAGATTCAACCATCCTGTGCCTCAGCCACAGCAGCAGCCACAGACACAGACTATTTATCCAACATTCCAATCTCAACCAATGCCTTCTTCTCAACAATATGGTTTAGTTCTAACAAGGCCTTCTCTATTACCTGGTTCTTATCTTCCAAGCCCTTACGGCCAACCAATGGTTCTGCCTCCAGGAATGGTTACATACCCTAATTGGAATCCTTACCAG GCCTCTTTAACTGCAATGCCTTCTCCTGGAACTGGAACACAACAGTCTATTGGATCAAGCTCTGTTTATGGAATTGCACCGTTATCTCCTTCCGGGACTGGTTATACAGGAACATACCAATCCGGTGGACCTTCCCTGACTACTTCGAAAGAAGAACCTTTCCCTCAGCGACCTGATCAGCCAGAGTGCCAGTACTTCATGAGAACCGGAGACTGTAAGTTTGGAGCTTCGTGTAGATACCATCATCCTCTAGATGCAGTTCAGACTAATACTGGTGTTCTCCTCAGCCCCATTGGCCTTCCGCTTCGTCCA GGCGTAGCGCAATGCACTCACTTTGCGCAACATGGGATCTGCAAGTTTGGACCGGCGTGTAAGTTTGATCACTCTATGGCTTCTTCACTCAGTTACAGCCCGTCTGCTTCTTCGCTAACGGATATGCCTGTGGCTCCATACCCAATTGGTTCATCAACACTAAGCGGCGCATCAGCTCCGGTTAGCTCAAGCATTGAACCCACCACGGAGGCTGTGACTGCTGTAGTGTCTTCTCCTATGGTCAGTGGCTTGAGCAGTCAAGAGCCAGCTGAGACGGGTGGTGACTCGGCTAGTATTAGTGGCAGTATAGAAGCTAAGACTTCTTCAAGTTAA